The following coding sequences are from one Rhineura floridana isolate rRhiFlo1 chromosome 2, rRhiFlo1.hap2, whole genome shotgun sequence window:
- the LOC133377715 gene encoding cytochrome c oxidase assembly factor 8, with translation MAAAAGSRLVLGCATAPAASRWSCGRFSSSSPVSSPGGLPRAERPEMGGVSPPPESRASNFCPPSHSCHDWIGPPHRCSNLRPVIFYIPKHESPLERRLRELRQETQVWNQQFWANQNISFQKEKEDFVCSKLKAKGLQLRDEKGQKVTLNAEEMAEFYKVFLSKNFKKHTAYNRDWYKRNFTITFLMGQVAFEKACKRFGLKKSKAEN, from the exons ATGGCAGCGGCTGCAGGTAGCCGCCTTGTCTTAGGCTGCGCAACGGCACCGGCGGCCTCACGCTGGTCTTGCGGACGGTTTTCCTCCTCGTCGCCTGTCTCGTCCCCCGGGGGGTTGCCGCGCGCTGAAAGACCTGAGATGGGGGGTGTATCCCCGCCCCCCGAAAGCCGG gcTTCAAATTTTTGCCCTCCTTCACACTCTTGCCACGATTGGATTGGTCCTCCTCATCGATGTTCAAACCTCCGACCAGTAATATTTTATATTCCTAAACATGAGTCCCCATTGGAACGAAGACTTAGAGAGCTTAGACAGGAAACTCAGGTTTGGAATCAACAGTTCTGGGCAAACCAGAATATATCATTTCAAAAG GAAAAAGAAGATTTTGTTTGCTCCAAATTGAAAGCCAAAGGTCTACAACTGAGAGATGAAAAAG GCCAGAAAGTAACACTGAATGCAGAAGAAATGGCTGAATTTTACAAGGTGTTTTTAAGTAAAAACTTCAAAAAACATACAGCTTATAACAG GGACTGGTACAAACGGAATTTTACAATCACATTCCTCATGGGACAAGTGGCATTTGAGAAAGCTTGCAAGAGATTTGGATTGAAAAAGTCTAAAGCTGAAAACTAA
- the BAG5 gene encoding BAG family molecular chaperone regulator 5, translating into MDMGNQHPSIKRLQEIQKEVKEFESQVIAFSGLSNDRAYKKLERALTKQLFEIDSVDAEGRGDVQQARKRAAQEAEKLLKDLEQNANHPQRLEIESIFSEAQSLVEQEITTFYKGGNCVTEEFEEGIQDVIFRLTQVKTGGKISLRKARYRTLTKVCAVQEIIDSCTKQQPSLPLSSDAHPSVSKINSVMVDVNKARGTLIAVLMGVNNNETCRHLSCVLTGLIADLDALDVCGHPEIRNYRKEVVEEINRLQKYLDLEEEADTTYAYDLAQNRCIIKIEEIRKKMKEVHVSLLKVERASDLYLRSKAELQGLIAQLDEVSPGKNPCIREARRRAVIEVQTLITYIDLKEALVKRQMFVEQTEAEPASHEAVWNILGNVSQIQQEVLSFDGNRTDKNYMRLEELLTKQLLALDAIDPQGDEHSKAARKQAVKLAQNILYYLDMKTDEWEY; encoded by the coding sequence ATGGATATGGGTAACCAACATCCTTCCATTAAAAGGCTACAAGAAATACAGAAAGAAGTTAAAGAATTTGAATCACAAGTAATAGCCTTCAGTGGTTTGTCCAATGACAGAGCTTACAAGAAACTAGAGAGGGCTTTAACTAAGCAACTTTTTGAAATTGATTCTGTGGATGCTGAAGGCAGAGGTGATGTTCAACAAGCCAGGAAGAGGGCTGCCCAGGAAGCTGAAAAACTGCTGAAGGACCTGGAGCAGAATGCAAACCACCCTCAAAGGTTGGAGATTGAGTCCATATTTAGTGAAGCACAATCATTGGTGGAACAAGAAATCACAACTTTTTACAAAGGAGGCAACTGTGTAACTGAGGAATTCGAAGAAGGTATTCAGGATGTCATCTTTAGGCTCACtcaggtgaaaactggagggaaaatCTCTCTACGGAAAGCTAGATACCGCACTCTGACCAAAGTATGTGCTGTTCAAGAAATTATAGACAGTTGTACAAAGCAACAGCCTTCCCTGCCATTGTCCAGTGATGCACATCCTTCTGTTTCCAAGATTAATTCTGTCATGGTTGATGTGAACAAAGCGAGAGGAACccttattgctgttttaatgggaGTAAACAATAATGAGACTTGTAGACATTTGTCTTGTGTGCTCACTGGCCTGATTGCCGATCTGGATGCTTTAGATGTATGTGGTCACCCAGAAATAAGAAACTACCGTAAAGAAGTTGTGGAGGAGATCAACAGACTGCAGAAATACTTGGATCTCGAGGAAGAAGCTGATACCACTTATGCTTATGACTTGGCACAAAACAGGTGCATTATAAAAATAGAAGAAATCCGCAAGAAGATGAAAGAGGTTCATGTCTCCCTTTTAAAAGTGGAGCGAGCTTCAGATTTATACCTAAGGTCAAAAGCAGAACTGCAGGGGTTAATTGCACAGTTGGATGAAGTGAGTCCAGGCAAAAATCCATGCATCCGAGAAGCCAGGAGGCGAGCAGTGATAGAAGTACAGACACTCATAACATATATTGACTTAAAGGAGGCACTTGTCAAACGACAAATGTTTGTAGAGCAAACGGAAGCGGAACCTGCATCGCACGAAGCAGTTTGGAATATTCTTGGAAATGTGTCCCAAATTCAGCAAGAGGTGTTGTCTTTTGATGGAAACAGAACTGATAAGAACTACATGAGACTGGAAGAACTTCTCACCAAACAGCTTCTAGCCCTTGATGCTATAGACCCACAAGGAGACGAGCACTCAAAAGCAGCCAGGAAACAGGCAGTGAAGCTTGCACAGAATATTCTTTACTACTTAGACATGAAAACAGATGAATGGGAATATTAA